CAGCGCGTGGCGCAGCCAGCGGCCGGCGGCGGCGCCGTAGGCGGCCTCGAGGGCGGGGCCCGTCACCGTGGTCGTCAGGTTGCAGCGCCCGCCGCCGCTCACCAGGATCTTCGCGCCGGGACGCCGGTTCTTCTCCACGAGGATGACCCTGCGCCCGCGCTCCGCGGCGCAGCGCGCGGCGAGCAACCCCGCGGCGCCGGCGCCCACGACGAGCAGGTCGCAGTCCGCCGCCATCCCCGGCTCAGCGCCGCGCCCAGTTGGCGCGCCCGTTGCCGTTGCCGCCCTTGCCGCGCTCGCTGACGCGCGGAAAGGGCCGGCCTTCGAAGCGGCAGCGGAAGCGCTCGCGGTTCTCGCGCAGGAAGTCCTGCAGCCAGGGTCCCGGCTCGACCTTGAGGCCCCGGCACTTGATCACGACCGGCTGGCCGCCCTCCCCCGCCAGGTGGAAGAAGACCTCCTGCGGCCCCGGGTGCGCGCGCAGTTCGCGCTCGAGCTGGGCCACCCAGTCCGGCGCGAAACCGGCGCTGAAGTGCAGGTGCATCTTGCCCGGCCAGGCGCCGAGCGCCTCGTCGACGGTGTAGGCGCGGTCGAGCAGGAGCTTCGCCTCGCCGGACTCCTGCAGGCTCGTCTTGCCCTCGAAGCCGAGGATGGCGTCCACCGCGAGCTGGCGCCCGCACAGCTCGTAGACCGAGCCGAAGACGACCACCTCGTAGCTGCCGAGGAAGTCCTCGACCGTGAGGAAGGCCATCGGGCGCTCCTTGCTGTCCAACTTCTGTTTGAGCGCGGTGACGATGCCCAGCGTCCGCACCTCGCTGCGGTCGGGGCAATCCTTGAGGCTCTCGGCGTTCTGCAGGGGCAGGGCGAGGATCGTCGGCCGCAGGGCGTCCAGCGGGTGCCCGGAGACGAAGAAGCCGAGCACCTCCTTCTCCTTGGCGAGGCGCTCGCGCGGCTCCCACTCGGGGAGCTTCCCCACCTTCTTGCGCACGCGCTGGACTTCCTCGGCGCCGAGGGCGGCGAGCAGGTTCATCTGCCCGGCCTCGCGCTCCTTCTGGCGGCTCGCGCTGGCCGCCATCGCCTCCTCGAGAGCCGCGAAGAGGCTCGCGCGGCCCGGGCCGAGGGCGTCCAGGGCGCCGGCCATGATCAGGCTCTCGAGCACCTTCCTGTTCACCTTGCGCAGGTCCAGCGCCTCGCAGAAGGCGTAGAGATCGGTCAGGGCCTCCGGCGTCTCGCGCCGGGCGCGCACGATCTCCTCGATCGCGCCGTGGCCGACGTTCTTCACGGCGCCCAGCCCGAAGTAGATGCGCCCCTCGTGCACGCGGAACTCGTCGTGGCTGATGCGCACGTCCGGCGGCACCACCTCGATGTCGTGGTTGCGGCACTCGTTCATGAAGACGACGATGCGGTCCGTCGCGTTCATCTCCGAGCTCATGCAGGCGGCCAGGTACTCGGCCGGATGGTGCGCCTTCAGGTAGGCCGTCTGCATGCTGATCATCGCGTAGGCCGCCGAGTGGCTCTTGTTGAAGCCGTAGCCGGCGAAGTAGGCGAGCAGGTCGAAGATCTCCGTCGCCTTGGCCTCCGCGTAGCCGCGCTCGGCGGCGCCGGCGACGAAGAGCCGCTTCTGCTCGGCCATCGCCTCGGCCTTCTTCTTGCCCATCGCGCGGCGGAGCACGTCGGCCTGGCCGAGCGTGAAACCGGCCATCCGCGAGGCGATCTGCATCACCTGTTCCTGGTAGACGATGGCGCCGTAGGTCTCGGCGAGGATCGGCTCCAGGTCCGGGTGCGGGTAGGCGATCGGGGTGCGCCCGCGCTTGCGGTCGATGAAGTCGTCGACCATGCCGCCGCCGATCGGACCCGGCCGGAAGAGCGCGTTCGTCGCGACGATGTCGTTGAACTCGGTGGGCTGGAGCCGGCGCAGGATGTCGCGCATGCCGGCGCTCTCGAGCTGGAAGGTGCCGACCGTGTCGGCCGCGCGCAGCAGCTCGAAGCTGAGCGGGTCGTCCAGCGGGATGTCCCGCGCCGCCAGGCGTTCCGCCGGCGGGCGCCCCTCGTTGATGAAGCGCAGAGCGTCCTCGATCACGGTCAGCGTGCGCAGGCCGAGGAAGTCCATCTTCAGCAGGCCGATGGCCTCGCACATCGCCATGTCGTACTGCGTGGTGACTTCGCCCTTGTTGTTCAGGTAGAGCGGCACGTGCTCGACGAGCGGATCGGGCGTGATGATCACGCCCGCCGCGTGCGTGCTCGCGTGGCGGGTGAGGCCCTCGAGCGTGAGCGCGTACCTGATGAGATCGGCGGTGGGCCAGGGTTCGTTCGTCGCCGCGAGCGCCGCCAGGTCGGCGTTCTGCTTGAGCGCCTGCTCGAGCGTGACGCCCAGCGTGTCGGGCACGAGCTTGGCGACCTTGTCCACCTCGCCGAAGGGGATCTTGAGCACGCGGCCGACGTCGCGGACCACGGCGCGCGCCTTCATCGTCCCGTAGGTGATGATCTGGCAGACGTTCGCCTTGCCGTACTTGGCCGTGACGTAGTCGATCACCTCGCCGCGGCGCACGTAGTCGAAGTCGATGTCGATGTCCGGCAGCGAGACGCGCTCCGGGTTGAGGAAGCGCTCGAAGAGGAGCCCGTGCGCGAGCGGGTCGATGTCCGTGATCCCCAGCGCGTAGCAGACCAGGCTGCCGGCGGCCGAGCCGCGGCCGGGGCCGACGGCGATCCCGCGTTCCTTGGCGGCGTGGATGAAGTCGCGCGTGATGAGGAAGTAGCCCGGAAAGCCCATGCGCCCGATGATGTCCAGCTCGTAGTCGAGGCGCTCGCGCTGGGCGGGCGTGGGCTCGCCGTAACGCGCCGCGAGGCCGGCGCGAGCGAGGTCGGCCAGGTAGCGATCCGCGTTCGGGTAGTCCTCCGGCAGCGGGAAATCGGGCAGGCAGCTGGCGCCCAGCGGCAGCTCGAGCCGGCAGGCCTCGGCGATGGCGAGCGTCGCGTCCAGGGCCTCCGGCAGGTCCGCGAAGCGCTCGCTCATCTCCTCGGCGGTCTTGAGGTAGAGCTCCTCGCTGCCGATGTGGAAGTGGTTGTCGTCGATGTCCCCGCCGGTGTTGATGCACAGGAGCACCTCGTGCGCCTTGTGGTCCCCGCGCTCCAGGTAGTGGCAGTCGTTGGTGGCGACCAGCGGCAGGCCGGTGCGCCGCGCGAGGTCCACGGCGCGCTCGCGGATCACGTCCTCCTCGGCGAGCCCGTGGTGCTGGATCTCCAGGTAGAAGTTGCCCGGCCCGAAGATGGCCGCCAGTTCGCGGGCGCTGCGCTCGGCCTCGGCCAGGTTGCCGGCGGCGAGCAGCCGGTTCACCTCGCCCGACATGCAGGCGCTGGTGGCGATGAGCCCCCGGCTGTGCGCCCGCAGCAGCTCCCGGTCCAGGCGCGGTTTGTAGTAGAAGCCTTCGAGGTAGGCGTAGCTGGAGAGCTTGACCAGGTTCTTGTAGCCCTCCAGGTCCTTGACCAGGAGCAGCAGGTGGTTGATCTCGGTCTGGCCGCGCCCACCCCCGCGGGCGCGGCGGTCGCCCCGGGTCGTGTAGGCCTCCAGCCCGAGAATGGGCCGGATCCCGGCCGCCTGCGCGGCCAGGTAGAAATGGATCGCCCCGAAGAGGTTGCCGTGGTCGGTCAGGGCCAGGGCTGGCATCCCGTACTCGACGGCCCGCGCCACCAGCTTCTTGATCGGAATCGCCCCGTCCAGCAGGCTGAAGTCGCTGTGGTTGTGCAGGTGGACGAAGGGGCGGCTGGCCATCGGGCGGGGCTTCCTTTCGGCGGCGGAGGCTCTCCCCACTCTAGCCGCTCGCGCCCCGCGGCGCCAGGGCCGGCCGCCGGCCCGGCCGACTCCGGCCGGCTGCCGCTTTCGTATTGCGGAGGCGCCGGCCCTGTGCTAAGTTATGCCGCCTCAGCGAATTGTCCGCCTCCGCCTGGAGCGGCACGCACGCATCCCCCGTCAGCCGTCTTCGCCGGAGCGCAGGGAGGGGCCTTCCATGTTGAGCCAGATGCGCCAGGGGCAGTTCATCAAGACCATCCTCTGGATCGTCGTCGTCACCTTCATTGCCACGATGATCTTCGTCTGGGGCGCCGATCTCCAGGGCGCTGGCTGTGGCAACCGAGCTCCCCAGGGCCAGCAGTGGGCCGGCAAGGTGGGCGATCGCGGCCTCAGCCTGGCCGAGTACGACCGCCGGCTGCGCCAGGCGGTCAGCCAACTCGCCCAGGGCCGCGAACCCGGCCAGGTGATCAGCGAGGACGAGCGCCTGCGCGTCGCCGATCAGGTCTTCGAGCAGATGGTCAGCGAGCTGCTCTTCCAAATGGAGATCGAGCGCCTGGGTCTCAAGCCCAGCGACGAGGAGATCGGCGACGTCCTCGTCTCCGACCCGCCGGAGATCCTCGTCCAGCAGTTCCGCGACCAGAACGGCAACTTCGACCGCAACGCCTACAAACTGGCGCTCCAGAATCCGAGCATCGACTGGAAGCCCTTCGAGGACTACGTTCGCGCCAGCCTGCCGGCCGAGCGCCTGCAGCAGATGCTGATGAGCGCCGTCCACGTCGGCGAGGGCGACGTGAGGCAGGAGTACGAGCGCCGCTTCCGCAAGCTGACCGTGCTCTACGCGGGCCAGGCCTGGCGCGAGGTGAAGCTCGACACGGAGACCCCCACCGACGAGGTGCTGCGCGCCCACTTCGAGCAGCATCAGGACAAGTTCAAGCTCGAGGAGCGCTACCGCATCGAGGCCGTGCGCATCTCCCGGGCACCCAGCGCGGCCGATGAGGCCTACGTCCGCGGGCGCCTCGAGGCCCTGCGCCAGGAGATCGTCGGCGGCGGCCGGCCTTTCGAGCAGATGGCCAAGGAGTGGAGCCAGGATCTCGCCAACGCCGAGCTGGGCGGCGACCTCGGCTGGTTCGGCCGCGGCCGCATGGATCCCGCCTTCGAGACGGCGGCCTTCGCGCTCACCGAAGGCGCGGTCAGCCAGCCCGTGCGCAGCAGCTTCGGCTACCACCTGATCAAGGTGGACGGCAAGCGCCGCGAGACGGGCGCCGAGGAGGTCTCGGCGCGGCACATCCTGCTGCGCGTCGAGCCCAGCTACGCCACCCTCGACAGCCTGAACGCCCTCAGCGATTCGCTCTACACGAAGGCCGAGGCCGGCAAGTCCCTCGGCGCCGCCGCCCGCGCGCTGGGTCTGGCGGTGGTCAGCCCGCCGCCCTTCGGCAAGCGCGAGTCCATCGCCGGCTTGGGCTTCAACAGCGCCGTCAAGGCCAAGGTGGAGCGGCTGAAGGCGGGCCAGATCAGCCGCGCCTTCCAGGCCCGCGACGCCGACTACCTCGTGCAGCTCCTCGAGCTGCTGCCGGCCGGCGTCGGCGACTTTGCCGGCCGGCGCGAGGAGGTCCTGCGCGTCTGGCGCGAGGATCGGCAGCGCCAGGTCGCGCGCCAGCAGGCGACCGCGCTCAAGACCGCCATCGACAGTGGCCGCAGCCTGCGCGACGCCGCCGCCCAGCTCGGGCTGGCCGCCGTGCAGAGCGAGCCCTTCAGCCGGCGCGACTACGTGCCCGGCGTCGGCCGCGAGGGCGCCTTCCAGATCGCGGCCTCCCTGCTCAACCCGGGGCAGGTGAGCGGCGTCATCGAGGCCCAGGAGGGCGCCTACGTCCTCCAGGTCCTGGAGAAGCCGGCCTCCGACAAGCAGAACCTGGCGACGGAGACGCCGCGCATTCGCGAGCGCCTGCTCAGCGCCGCGCAGCAGCGCTACTTCATGAGCTGGATGGAGGGGCTCAAGAAGCGCTTCCCGGTCGAGGATTACCGGGACCGCTACTACAACTAGCCCCCGCGGGGGCCCTCACCTGGCGAGGCGGATCCGGCGGCGCCCGGGTCCGCCTCTTCGTTTGCGCTCGGCTGCGCCTGTGCGCCCGTCGGGGCGGCCTCGGCGGCCGGTCCTGCCGCGGCCTCCGCCCGCACGCGCGCGAGTTCGGCCTCGGCGTCGCGGTAGGGCGCCTCGGCGGCGGCCGGCGGCGGCGGCAGGGGCAAGCCCGACTCGCGATGGCGCGCGCCGGCCAGCGGCCGCTCGGCAGTCGGGGTCGCCGGCGGCTCGAGATTGCTGTAGAGCTCGCGCTTCAGCTCGCGGTTCGCGTCGCGCAGCTTGTTGTTGATCTGCCCGATCTGGCGGGCGATCTCCGGCAGACGGCGCGGGCCGAGCAGCACGAGGGCGGCGCCGAGGATGAGCAGCAGCTCGCTGCCGCCGATATCGATCAGCGCTACCATGACCACTTGAGGAGCTGGATCATCACCACGATGCCGACCGCCGACAGCAGATTGAAGGTGAGACTGAAGCCGAAGGTGAAGCTGAAGACCAGCAGGTCCACCGTGAAGGGCGTCAGCGTGAAGCTCTTGGCGTAGGTGAGCACATCGCGGGGCACGCCGTCCGGCAGGACGAGGCCCAGCAGCTCGCCCAGCAGGGTCCCCACGGCGATGCCGAGGAGGATGCTGAGCACGATCGTGCGGAAGGACTTCCGATGAAGGGCCATCGCCTCACCTCGCGGGCCGGGGCTCAGGGCTCCGGCCAGTGGTACTCTTCCCAATCATGCCCCAGGATCAGAGTCGCGTCCAGCAGGAGATCCTCGCGGCGCTGGACGATCACCGGCACCCCCCCCATCCGCTCCGCCAGGGCGCGCACGGCGGCGAGGCCGCCCTCGCGACCGCTGCGCAGGATGAGGAGGGTCTCCGGGAAGGGCCAGGCGGGGGCATTGGTCTTCTCGAGGGCGTCCACCCCCCAGCGCCGCAGCGCCTCGCCCTGGTCGAGCGCGAGCCGGTTGACGCCCGTCGCGTTGAGCACCTGCAGACGCAGCGGGATAGCCGGCAGGACGTCCAGCTGCTCACCGGCCCGCGTGGGTGCGGGCGCCGTCGTCTCGGCGGGCGCGCGCTCCCGGCCCCAGCGCCAGACGCGCGCGAGGCCCGCGGTCAGCGGCGGCAGGTAGCGCAGGCCGAGGGAGATGACGAGCAGGGCGAGCGCCGCGATCAGGAGCCAGCGCCCCTTGCCGGCGGCGCCTGCGGCGCGACGGGCAGCGCTCATCTCAGGCCGTCGCGTCCGCGGCGAGCGCGGCCGCGAGGCGCGCGAAGCTCTCGGCCGGGTCCTCGGGCACGATGCGCAGGCCGCCCACGGTGGTCATGAAGTTCGTGTCGCCGCCCCAGCGCGGCAGCAGGTGCACGTGCAGGTGGCCGGGGATGCCGGCGCCGCCGGCGACGCCGAAGTTGATGCCGAGGTTCATCCCCTCGGGTCGGTAGGCCCGGCGCAGCGCCGCCTCGACGCGGGCGAGCAGCGGGGTCAGCTCGGCGAGGGCCGCCGCCGGCAGCTCGCCCAGCCAGCTCTTGTGCGTGCGGCTGATCAGCATCACCCCCCCGCTGCAGTAGGGATAGGCGTTCAGGGCCAGGTACCAATGCTCGCCGGCGAGGAGCTGATCGTCCGGCTGCTCGGCGAGACGGCAGAAGACGCAGCCCGTCTCGCGCGCGCCCTCGACCACGTACTGGCGCCGCCAGGGCGTGAAGAGGAAGTCCATCTAGTCCCTCCCGGCCAGGCGCGCCTCGAGCGTCGCCAGTTGCTCGCGGTCGTTGATCCCCGCGATCTCCGCCGGGTCCACGCAGCGATGGGCCGCGATGCGCTCGCCCTGCCCGCGCAGGATGGCCAGCGTGTCGGTGAGGTAGTACTCGCCCTGGTCGTTCTCGGGCCGCAGGGCGTCCAGGGCCGCGCGCAGCGCCGGCAGGCGGAAGCAGTAGATGCCCGAGTTGATCTCGCGCACGGCGCGCTCGGCCGCGCTGGCGTCCCGGTGCTCGCGGATGGCGAGCAGGTCGCCCGCCGCGTCGCGCAGGATGCGCCCGTAGCCGGTGGGATCGGCGAGTTCCGCCGTCAGCACGGTGGCCGCCGCCTGCCGGGCGCGGTGCGCGGCGAGCAGGTCGCTCAGGGTCCCGGGCCGGATGAGCGGCACGTCCCCGGCCAGCACGACGAGATCGCCCGCGAGATCGGCCAGCGCCGGCCGCGCCACCTGGGCCGCATGGCCCGTGCCGTGCTGTTCGGCCTGGAGGACGAAGCGCAGATCCCCCACCCCGTCGGCGGCCAGGCTCGCCTCGACGCGCTCGGCCTGATGGCCGACCACGATCACCTGCGGCGTCAGGCCGGCCGCGCGCGCGGCGGCGATCACCCAGTGGAGCAGCGGCCGGCCCTGCAGGGTGTGCAACACCTTGGGCAGGTCGCTCTTCATGCGCGTGCCCTTGCCGGCGGCGAGGATCAGGGCGGCGCCGCTCGCGCCGCCCTCTGCCCGCAGACCAGCGGGGGTCTCAGAAGAGGAGGGTCTCATGCACGGCCTCCTTCGTCACGGCGAACACCAGGTTGTCGATGAGGCGCGTGCGGCCCAGGCGGACGGCGCCGGCGATGAGCAGGCGCCCGGGCTCGGGCACGCGCGCTGGCGGCGCGAGCGTCTCCGGATCGACGACCGCGAAGTACTCGGGCGCGACGCCCGGCGC
The sequence above is a segment of the bacterium genome. Coding sequences within it:
- the dnaE gene encoding DNA polymerase III subunit alpha; this encodes MASRPFVHLHNHSDFSLLDGAIPIKKLVARAVEYGMPALALTDHGNLFGAIHFYLAAQAAGIRPILGLEAYTTRGDRRARGGGRGQTEINHLLLLVKDLEGYKNLVKLSSYAYLEGFYYKPRLDRELLRAHSRGLIATSACMSGEVNRLLAAGNLAEAERSARELAAIFGPGNFYLEIQHHGLAEEDVIRERAVDLARRTGLPLVATNDCHYLERGDHKAHEVLLCINTGGDIDDNHFHIGSEELYLKTAEEMSERFADLPEALDATLAIAEACRLELPLGASCLPDFPLPEDYPNADRYLADLARAGLAARYGEPTPAQRERLDYELDIIGRMGFPGYFLITRDFIHAAKERGIAVGPGRGSAAGSLVCYALGITDIDPLAHGLLFERFLNPERVSLPDIDIDFDYVRRGEVIDYVTAKYGKANVCQIITYGTMKARAVVRDVGRVLKIPFGEVDKVAKLVPDTLGVTLEQALKQNADLAALAATNEPWPTADLIRYALTLEGLTRHASTHAAGVIITPDPLVEHVPLYLNNKGEVTTQYDMAMCEAIGLLKMDFLGLRTLTVIEDALRFINEGRPPAERLAARDIPLDDPLSFELLRAADTVGTFQLESAGMRDILRRLQPTEFNDIVATNALFRPGPIGGGMVDDFIDRKRGRTPIAYPHPDLEPILAETYGAIVYQEQVMQIASRMAGFTLGQADVLRRAMGKKKAEAMAEQKRLFVAGAAERGYAEAKATEIFDLLAYFAGYGFNKSHSAAYAMISMQTAYLKAHHPAEYLAACMSSEMNATDRIVVFMNECRNHDIEVVPPDVRISHDEFRVHEGRIYFGLGAVKNVGHGAIEEIVRARRETPEALTDLYAFCEALDLRKVNRKVLESLIMAGALDALGPGRASLFAALEEAMAASASRQKEREAGQMNLLAALGAEEVQRVRKKVGKLPEWEPRERLAKEKEVLGFFVSGHPLDALRPTILALPLQNAESLKDCPDRSEVRTLGIVTALKQKLDSKERPMAFLTVEDFLGSYEVVVFGSVYELCGRQLAVDAILGFEGKTSLQESGEAKLLLDRAYTVDEALGAWPGKMHLHFSAGFAPDWVAQLERELRAHPGPQEVFFHLAGEGGQPVVIKCRGLKVEPGPWLQDFLRENRERFRCRFEGRPFPRVSERGKGGNGNGRANWARR
- a CDS encoding twin-arginine translocase TatA/TatE family subunit: MVALIDIGGSELLLILGAALVLLGPRRLPEIARQIGQINNKLRDANRELKRELYSNLEPPATPTAERPLAGARHRESGLPLPPPPAAAEAPYRDAEAELARVRAEAAAGPAAEAAPTGAQAQPSANEEADPGAAGSASPGEGPRGG
- a CDS encoding DUF4321 domain-containing protein, giving the protein MALHRKSFRTIVLSILLGIAVGTLLGELLGLVLPDGVPRDVLTYAKSFTLTPFTVDLLVFSFTFGFSLTFNLLSAVGIVVMIQLLKWSW
- a CDS encoding LytR family transcriptional regulator — translated: MSAARRAAGAAGKGRWLLIAALALLVISLGLRYLPPLTAGLARVWRWGRERAPAETTAPAPTRAGEQLDVLPAIPLRLQVLNATGVNRLALDQGEALRRWGVDALEKTNAPAWPFPETLLILRSGREGGLAAVRALAERMGGVPVIVQRREDLLLDATLILGHDWEEYHWPEP
- a CDS encoding HIT domain-containing protein — protein: MDFLFTPWRRQYVVEGARETGCVFCRLAEQPDDQLLAGEHWYLALNAYPYCSGGVMLISRTHKSWLGELPAAALAELTPLLARVEAALRRAYRPEGMNLGINFGVAGGAGIPGHLHVHLLPRWGGDTNFMTTVGGLRIVPEDPAESFARLAAALAADATA